The proteins below are encoded in one region of Gadus macrocephalus chromosome 14, ASM3116895v1:
- the dmxl2 gene encoding dmX-like protein 2 isoform X4 has translation MHLHQVLTGAVNPGDCCYSVGSVNDIPFTAYGSGCDIVILASDFECVQIIPGAQHGNIQVGCVECSHQLGRIAASYGNTVCIFEPIATNPNKHHKQLNYQWQKTGQFLLDAITYNLAWDPQGNRILAAAERLQLWAPPLADALIEEEDGQTTDDKVHPVLNDWKCIWQCKTAASVHIAKWSPDGEYFATVGKDDCLLKVWYASTGWRSAVVAQDPPDKKGPSVHFSFVYLAHPRSVTGMSWRKTSKYMPKGSVCNVLLSSCEDGVCRLWSETLLPEDTLLGGQISENTHTFSSTLPGNKDKIQHALESIHHLKHLRRGRRRSSALVAHTELPSQMGAPDTHTHRHIAHHANALCHFHISASINPNTDLPAVLADAAVFNPDDGSGSGGFVVHWLNNKDLSFTSSTDLFMLQLRKLSEQQLEQTTDDPLDAPDGSPLKFDFDLDDMSDKASSEQGEEGELGEQGSNKASSPGSGSSMPLPSMLLERKMETLTLEWNRSPDMLFTIHPSDGSFLVWHVKYLDEFIQGIFRQVQVSFSSRIPVAFPTGDANSLSKNILMYSCTLPEGDCISLGDPGRRPRHISHSASAALDSATLDPFLAPGPGIGPAVMMVSKHVDGSLNQWGVTFAERSAFSNVLTVSHKFRYCGHRFHLNDQACHTVLPLLLTSSHHNALLTPPSAPSSLEGEQPLALPLPKGRSRTQLRNAATRTFHDPNAIYSELILWRVDHIGPLSCTGGVSELARINSLHTSAFSNVAWLPTLVPSSVLGSYCNSASACFVASDGKNLRLYQAVVDARKLLDELSDPETSNLVGEVFNIVSQQSTARPGCIIELDVITNQCGSNTQLLHVFQEDFILGYKPQEDPTEHTPAFPCAEDYHPPPFSEKFFLVVIEKDLNRNSVLQMWHLHLKSVQACVDEPSPDYSFQSQLMVPQQAMNPDSSPETSPMTALPRSASTANLLTASKLILSSKLVYSKRLDLPHGVEVTRATPSAGHLSSSSIYPVCLAPYLIVTTCSDSRVRFWHCTVEGSGEAERGARAYRWAPWALLNDEEDSNSAVSVAGRPVAVACSYTGRLAVAFKQTRQVQPMGSGGDFSMHVSIYECESTGGSEWVLEQTIHLDDFTRLSSTLDPRVSVDSNLFIYSRSDLYMSRDHNSPNIKHYVHLDWLSKEDGSHILTVGVGSNILMYGRISGMVNEQAASKDGVAVITLPLGGSIKQGIRSRWILLRTVDLASSVDGTPSLPVSLSWVRDGILVVGMDCEMHVYAQWRQDRKPRDAGAGDGSLSSADNLAGLAAAAGPEGRSRSKSVFESSTVVDEALRAPAGLQEGGLFEAAHSLSPTLPQYHPTQLLELMDLGKVRRAKAILSHLVKCIAGEVAVVRDVEAGEGGARRHLSRTISVTGSTAKDTIVAGRDGGRDYTEINSVPPLPLYSLLSADLDTSYKGGEEAGKAPEGEGAQKSGEDQYTDLFQVQAVTTDDFVSFATEKPEKKSRVINLSQYGPTYFGPEHAQVLSSHLMHSSLPGLTRLEQMFLVALADTVATTSAEVTSSANQQYTGGEALDECGLRYLLAMRLHTCLLTSLPPLYRMQLLHQGLSTCHFAWAFHSEAEEEMLNMIPAMQRGNPQWSELRAVGVGWWIRNINTLRKMVEKVGKAAFQRNNDPLDAALFYLAMKKKAVLWGLFRSQHDEKMTKFFKNNFTEDRWRKAALKNAFSLLGKQRFEQSAAFFLLAGSLKDAIEVLLEKMDDLQLAMIVARLYEADFESSSTCQGLLYEKVLGCDRDGGGYHCSRLHPDPFLRSIAFWIMKDYTRALDTLLERIPKEEEENQDVMVKSCNPVVFSFYNYLRTHPLIIRRHFAAPEGVAATVEKSSVDEINLIERKLFFTTANAHFKVGCPVLALEVLSKIPKVTKKSGSAPLSDGSSVANVSSSQPVENGTQAAMMDWAAPSAPAPAWGAGDSAGGLDWSQPLVQIEDDGLQLDWGKEKDEDEDDDDDDEDGGLTMKKPEAETKAEPISQTLKEESQGESEVDVIAEQLKFRACLKILMTELRTLATGYEVDGGKLRFQLYNWLEKEIGAMHKICNYKVEGKEERPEPDQWERSASLDLPDDAPDGTEAGAYERLQTERRRLQAKQHHSERRKAWLRKNQALLRVFLSYCSLHGAKGGGVTSVRMELIFLLQESQQETTVKQLQSPLPLPTTLPLLSASIAPTKTVIANPVLHLSNHIHDILHTITHMDTPPHPSAGDDRVIALHTLAASLSACIYQALCDSHSYSSQAEANQFTGMVYQGLLLSERRRLRTESIEEHLTPSSLPAQWPGVSSLIALVASAREQDQPQLNVLLCEAVVAVYLALLIHGLGTHNGNELFRLAAHPLNNRMWAAVFGGGAKILIRPKRLEAPPVPEEFQAAGPEEPQETGGPEQSGPGLTPAVALPPQRPPPPRPRGPGPSAGEAASKASSVPAPAPQVEDGDRQRRRFNMRMLVPGRPVKETPATPPPVPVERPTYREKFIPPELSMWDFFVAKPFLPLADSGALYDSDESAAEDDDDDDDAFLSDTQMTEHSDPNSYSWSLIRLVMVKLSLHNVKNLLPLTGLDFTDLPVTSPLCNAMLKTLENWEQLLLERMNKFEGPPPNYINTFPTDLSAAGGPAILRHKAMLEPDNTPFKTKNTSSFPVRRLWHFLVKQEVLQETLIRYIFTKKRRQCEVEADLGYPGGKAKIIHKESDIIMAFAINKANSNEIVLASTHDVQEVDVSTLVAAQPFTWIGEDFDKESRSSDDVDYRSSHTNIAQASSSPFAPQQIAVSASMPWLGSGQTSMGASVIMKRNLNNVKRMTSHPIYQYYMTGAQDGSVRMFEWNRPQQLICFRQAGNARVTRLYFNSQGNKCGVADGEGYLSLWQVNQTSSNPKPYLSWQCHTKACGDFAFITSSSLIATAGQSNDNKNVCLWDTLVSPSNSMVHAFPCHENGATVLQYASKHQLLITGGRKGFVCVFDIRQRQLLHTFQAHDSAIKALALDASEDFFVTGSAEGNMKVWKMAGHGLMHSFSTEHAKQSIFRNIGAGVMQVETRPSNRIFTCGADGTLKMRVLPDRYNLPGSIYDGL, from the exons GCTTACGGCTCGGGCTGTGACATTGTCATCTTGGCCAGTGATTTTGAGTGTGTGCAGATAATCCCGGGGGCCCAACATGGAAACATACAGGTGGGCTGTGTGGAGTGCTCCCACCAGCTTGGCCGG atTGCCGCCTCTTACGGGAACACGGTCTGCATCTTTGAACCTATTGCTACCAACCCAAACAAACACCACAAG CAACTAAACTATCAGTGGCAAAAGACAGGACAGTTCCTCCTAGATGCTATCACCTACAACCTTGCCTGGGACCCTCAAG GGAACCGCATCCTGGCAGCCGCGGAGCGTCTGCAGCTGTGGGCGCCGCCCCTGGCAGACGCCTTgatcgaggaggaggacggacaGACCACCGACGATAAGGTCCACCCTGTCCTCAATGACTGGAAGTGTATCTGGCAGTGCAA GACTGCTGCTTCCGTGCACATCGCCAAGTGGTCCCCTGATGGAGAGTACTTTGCAACCGTGGGCAAG GATGACTGCCTGCTCAAGGTGTGGTACGCCTCCACGGGCTGGCGCTCGGCGGTGGTGGCCCAGGACCCGCCCGACAAGAAGGGTCCGTCCGTTCACTTCTCCTTCGTCTACCTGGCCCACCCCCGCTCCGTCACCGGCATGTCCTGGAGGAAGACCAGCAAGTATATGCCTAA GGGATCGGTGTGCAACGTGTTGCTGTCTTCCTGTGAGGATGGCGTGTGCCGGCTGTGGTCAGAGACCCTCCTGCCAGAGGACACACTGCTGGGGGGGCAGATCTCTGAAAACACGCACACCTTCAGCTCCACCCTGCCTGGCAACAAGGACAAGATCCAGCATGCACTGGAG TCAATCCACCACCTGAAGCATTTGCGTCGGGGGCGGCGGAGGTCCTCCGCTCTTGTGGCGCACACGGAGCTCCCCTCCCAGATGGGCGcaccggacacgcacacacaccgacacatcgCCCACCACGCCAACGCCTTGTGTCACTTCCACATCTCGGCCAGTATTAATCCCAACACAG ACCTTCCGGCGGTGCTGGCCGACGCGGCGGTCTTCAACCCGGACGACGGCAGCGGCAGCGGGGGCTTTGTGGTCCACTGGCTCAACAACAAAGACCTgagcttcacctcctccacggACCTCTTCATGCTGCAGCTGCGCAAGCTCTCAGAGCAGCAGCTGGAGCAGACCACCGACGACCCGCTAGACGCGCCCGACGGCTCTCCCTTGAAGTTTGACTTTG ACCTGGACGACATGTCGGACAAGGCGTCCTCGGAGCAAGGCGAGGAGGGGGAGCTGGGCGAGCAGGGCAGCAACAAAGCCTCGTCCCCGGGCTCGGGCTCCAGCATGCCCCTGCCCTCCATGCTGctggagaggaagatggagacgCTGACCCTGGAGTGGAACCGGAGCCCCGACATGCTGTTCACCATCCACCCGTCGGACGGCTCCTTCCTGGTGTGGCACGTCAAGTACCTGGACGAGTTCATCCAGGGCATCTTCCGACAGGTTCAG GTGTCCTTCTCCTCGCGTATCCCGGTAGCCTTCCCTACGGGAGACGCCAACTCGCTAAGTAAGAACATCCTGATGTACTCCTGCACCCTTCCCGAGGGGGACTGCATCAGCCTGGGAGACCCAGGGAGGAGGCCCCGGCACATCTCCCACTCAGCCTCGGCTGCCCTGGACTCCGCCACCCTGGACCCCTTCCTGGCCCCTGGTCCTGGGATTGGCCCCGCCGTCATGATGGTCTCCAAACACGTTGATGGATCTCTAAACCAA TGGGGCGTGACCTTCGCCGAGCGCTCGGCCTTCTCCAACGTCCTGACCGTGTCGCACAAGTTCCGCTACTGTGGCCACCGCTTCCACCTGAACGACCAGGCGTGCCACACggtgctgccgctgctgctgacCTCCTCGCACCACAACGCCCTGctcacccctccctctgcccccagCAGCCTGGAGGGGGAGCAGCCGCTAGCCCTGCCCCTGCCCAAGGGCCGCTCCAG GACGCAGCTTCGCAACGCGGCCACGAGGACTTTCCACGACCCCAACGCCATCTACAGCGAGCTCATCCTCTGGAGGGTGGACCACATCGGGCCCCTGTCCTGCACAGGAGGCGTCTCGGAGCTGGCGCGCATCAACTCCCTGCACACCTCAGCCTTCAGCAACGTGGCCTGGCTGCCCACACTAGTGCCCAGCTCTGTGCTCG GAAGCTACTGTAACAGTGCCAGCGCCTGCTTTGTGGCATCAGATGGCAAAAACCTCCGTCTCTACCAGGCTGTGGTGGATGCCCGGAAACTACTGGATGAGCTCTCAGACCCTGAAACATCT AACCTTGTGGGGGAAGTGTTTAACATCGTGAGTCAGCAGTCCACTGCCAGGCCCGGCTGTATAATAGAGCTGGACGTCATCACCAACCAG TGTGGCTCCAACACCCAGCTGCTACACGTGTTCCAGGAGGACTTCATCCTGGGTTACAAGCCACAGGAAGACCCGACGGAGCACACGCCTGCCTTCCCCTGTGCTGAGG ACTACCACCCTCCACCATTTTCTGAGAAGTTCTTCCTGGTGGTGATCGAGAAGGATCTCAACAGAAACTCTGTCCTCCAGATGTGGCACCTGCACCTCAAGTCTGTCCAGGCCTGCGTGG ATGAGCCCAGTCCAGACTACAGCTTCCAGAGCCAGCTGATGGTCCCCCAACAGGCCATGAATCCAGACTCCTCCCCAGAGACCTCCCCCATGACCGCCCTGCCCCGCTCGGCCTCCACGGCCAACCTGCTGACAGCCAGCAAGCTGATCCTCAGCTCCAAGCTGGTCTACAGCAAGAGGCTGGACCTGCCTCACGGCGTGGAGGTGACCCGGGCCACGCCCTCTGCTG GCCACCtgagctcctcctccatctaccCGGTGTGCCTGGCCCCCTACCTGATCGTCACCACCTGCTCCGACTCCCGCGTGCGCTTCTGGCACTGCACGGTGGAGGGCTCCGGGGAGGCCGAGCGGGGCGCGCGGGCCTACCGCTGGGCGCCATGGGCCCTGCTCAACGACGAGGAGGACAGCAACAGCGCCGTGAGCGTGGCGGGACGTCCCGTGGCCGTGGCCTGCTCCTACACGGGCCGGCTGGCCGTGGCCTTCAAGCAGACGCGGCAGgtgcag CCCATGGGATCTGGCGGTGACTTCTCCATGCACGTGTCTATCTACGAGTGTGAGTCGACCGGGGGGTCGGAGTGGGTGCTGGAGCAGACCATCCACCTGGACGACTTCACCCGGCTGTCCTCCACCCTGGACCCCAGGGTCAGCGTGGACTCCAACCTCTTCATCTACAGCCg GTCGGACCTATACATGAGCAGGGACCACAACTCGCCCAACATCAAGCACTACGTCCACCTGGACTGGCTGTCCAAGGAGGACGGCTCCCACATCCTGACGGTTGGGGTGGGCTCCAACATCCTCATGTACGGCCGCATCTCGGGCATGGTCAACGAGCAGGCGGCCAGCAAGGACGGCGTGGCGGTCATCACCCTGCCCCTAGGGGGCAGCATCAAGCAGGGCATCCGCTCGCGCTGGATCCTGCTCCGCACCGTGGACCTGGCGTCGTCGGTGGACGGCACGCCCTCCCTGCCCGTGTCTCTGTCCTGGGTGAGGGACGGCATCCTGGTGGTGGGCATGGACTGCGAGATGCACGTGTACGCCCAGTGGCGCCAGGACCGCAAGCCCCGGGACGCGGGGGCCGGCGACGGCAGCCTGTCGTCCGCCGACAACCTCGCCggcctcgccgccgccgccgggccggAGGGCAGGTCCCGGTCCAAGAGCGTGTTCGAGAGCAGCACGGTGGTGGACGAGGCCCTGCGCGCCCCCGCCGGCCTGCAGGAGGGCGGCCTGTTCGAGGCGGCCCACTCGCTGTCCCCCACGCTGCCGCAGTACCACCCCACTCAGCTGCTGGAGCTCATGGACCTGGGGAAGGTCCGCCGCGCCAAG GCCATTCTTTCGCACCTGGTGAAGTGCATTGCCGGGGAGGTTGCCGTGGTGCGGGACGtggaggcgggggagggcggggcccgGAGGCACCTGTCCAGGACCATCAGCGTCACGGGCAGCACGGCCAAGGACACCATTGTGGCGGGGCGCGACGGGGGCAGGGACTACACGGAGATCAACTCGGTGCCCCCGCTGCCCCTCTACTCCCTGCTGTCGGCCGACCTGGACACCTCCTacaagggaggggaggaggcgggcAAGGCGCCAGAAGGGGAGGGGGCGCAGAAGAGCGGGGAGGACCAGTATACAGACCTCTTTCAg GTGCAGGCAGTGACCACTGATGACTTTGTGAGCTTTGCGACTGAGAAACCGGAGAAGAAGTCACGGGTCATTAATCTCTCTCAGTATGGCCCTACATACTTTGGGCCTGAACACGCACAG gtgttATCAAGCCACCTCATGCACTCCAGTCTCCCTGGCCTCACCAGACTGGAGCAAATGTTTCTGGTGGCGCTGGCTGATACAGTGGCAACAACCAGCGCTGAGGTCACCAGCTCTGCTAACCAACAGTACACCG GGGGCGAGGCCCTGGACGAGTGCGGCCTCCGCTACCTGCTGGCCATGCGTCTGCACACCTGCCTGCTGACCTCCCTGCCCCCGCTCTACCGCATGCAGCTGCTCCACCAGG GCCTGTCCACGTGCCACTTTGCCTGGGCCTTCCActcggaggcggaggaggagatgcTGAACATGATCCCAGCCATGCAGCGTGGAAACCCTCAGTGGTCGGAGCTCCGGGCCGTGGGCGTGGGGTGGTGGATACGCAACATCAACACGCTGCGCAAGATGGTGGAAAAG GTGGGTAAAGCCGCCTTCCAGAGAAACAATGACCCATTGGATGCTGCTCTGTTCTATCTGGCCATGAAGAAGAAAGCTGTCCTCTGGGGCTTGTTCAG gtCGCAGCACGACGAGAAGATGACTAAGTTTTTCAAGAATAACTTCACGGAGGACCGCTGGAGGAAGGCAGCCCTGAAGAACGCCTTCTCTCTGCTGGGCAAGCAGCGCTTTGAGCAGTCTGCTGCCTTCTTCCTCCTGGCTGGTTCCCTCAAAGACGcaatagag GTGCTGCTGGAGAAGATGGATGACCTGCAGCTGGCCATGATCGTGGCCCGGCTGTACGAGGCCGACTTCGAGAGCTCCTCCACCTGCCAGGGCCTGCTCTACGAGAAGGTGCTGGGATGCGACCGCGACGGCGGCGGCTACCACTGCTCCCGGCTGCACCCGGACCCCTTCCTGCGCAGCATCGCCTTCTGGATCATGAAGGACTACACGCGGGCCCTTGACACGCTTCTCGAGCGCATAcccaaagaggaggaggagaatcaAG ACGTGATGGTGAAGTCGTGCAACCCAGTGGTGTTCAGCTTCTACAACTACCTCAGGACACACCCGCTCATCATCCGCCGCCACTTCGCCGCCCCCGAGGGCGTGGCCGCAACCGTGGAGAAGAGCAGCGTGGACGAGATCAACCTCATCGAGCGCAAACTCTTCTTCACCACGGCCAACGCACACTTCAAG GTCGGGTGTCCTGTCCTTGCCCTGGAGGTTCTGTCCAAGATTCCCAAGGTGACCAAGAAGTCTGGCTCCGCGCCCCTCAGCGACGGCTCCTCCGTGGCCAATGTGAGCTCCAGCCAGCCTGTAGAGAACGGCACCCAGGCAGCGATGATGGACTGGGCCGCCCCAAGCGCCCCCGCCCCAGCCTGGGGAGCGGGGGACAGCGCAGGCGGCCTGGACTGGAGCCAACCTCTGGTCCAGATCGAGGATGACGGCCTGCAGCTGGACTGGGGCAAGGAaaaggatgaggatgaagatgatgatgatgatgacgaggaCGGAGGACTCACCATGAAGAAGCCAGAGGCAGAGACCAAGGCGGAGCCTATCTCTCAGACGCTGAAGGAGGAGTCCCAG GGGGAGTCCGAGGTGGACGTGATCGCGGAGCAGCTGAAGTTCCGAGCCTGCCTGAAGATCCTGATGACGGAGCTGCGCACGCTGGCCACGGGCTACGAGGTGGACGGAGGCAAGCTCCGCTTCCAGCTCTACAACTGGCTGGAGAAGGAGATCGGCGCCATGCACAAGATCTGCAACTACAAG gtggaggggaaggaggagaggccgGAGCCAGACCAATGGGAGCGCAGCGCGTCCCTGGACCTCCCGGACGACGCCCCCGACGGCACGGAGGCGGGCGCCTATGAGCGTCTACAGACGGAGCGGCGGCGGCTGCAGGCCAAGCAGCATCACTCGGAGCGCCGCAAGGCCTGGCTGAGGAAGAACCAGGCGCTGCTCCGCGTCTTCCTCTCCTACTGCAGCCTGCACGGGGCCAAGGGCGGGGGCGTCACCTCCGTACGCATGGAGCTCATCTTCCTGCTGCAGGAGAGCCAGCAG GAGACAACGGTGAAGCAGCTGCAGTCCCCGCTGCCTCTGCCCACCACGCTGCCCCTGCTTTCGGCCAGCATCGCCCCCACCAAGACGGTCATCGCCAACCCCGTGCTCCACCTCAGCAACCACATCCACGACATCCTCCACACCATCACCCACATGGACACCCCGCCACACCCCAGCGCCGGGGACGACCGG GTGATTGCTCTGCACACGCTGGCAGCATCTCTGTCTGCATGCATCTACCAAGCCCTCTGTGACAGCCACAGTTACAg CAGCCAGGCTGAGGCCAACCAGTTCACCGGCATGGTGTACCAGGGCCTACTGCTCAGTGAGCGAAGGAGACTCCGTACAGAGAGCATCGAGGAGCACCTCACCCCCAGCTCTCTCCCCGCACAGTGGCCAG GCGTGTCCTCCCTGATCGCGCTGGTGGCGTCGGCCAGGGAGCAGGACCAGCCCCAGCTCAACGTGCTGCTGTGCGAGGCGGTGGTGGCCGTGTACCTGGCCCTGCTCATCCACGGCCTGGGCACCCACAACGGCAACGAGCTCTTCCGCCTCGCCGCACACCCGCTCAACAACCGCATGTGGGCCGCCGTCttcgggggcggggccaaaaTCCTCATCAGGCCAAAGAGGCTCGAGGCGCCACCAG TGCCGGAAGAGTTTCAGGCGGCGGGGCCAGAGGAGCCTCAGGAGACAGGAGGGCCCGAGCAGAGTGGCCCCGGCCTAACCCCTGCTGTCGCCCTGCCCCCTCAgcggcccccgccccccagacCAAGGGGGCCGGGGCCGAGCGCTGGGGAGGCAGCCTCCAAGGCCAGCT cggtgccggccccggccccccaggtggaggacggggacagacagaggCGCAGGTTCAACATGCGGATGCTGGTGCCGGGACGTCCCGTCAAGGAGACGCCGGCCACCCCGCCCCCGGTGCCCGTGGAGAGGCCCACCTACAGGGAGAAGTTCATCCCTCCCGAGCTCAGCATGTGGGACTTCTTCGTGGCCAAG CCATTCCTGCCTCTGGCGGACAGCGGCGCTTTGTACGACTCGGACGAGAGCGCGGCAGAggacgacgatgacgatgatgacgccTTCCTCTcggacacacagatgaccgaaCACTCGGACCCCAACTCCTATAG CTGGTCTCTGATTCGTCTGGTCATGGTCAAACTGTCGCTGCATAACGTCAAGAACCTCCTCCCACTCACCGGCCTTGACTTCACAG ATCTGCCCGTGACATCCCCTCTCTGCAACGCCATGCTCAAGACGTTGGAGAACTgggagcagctgctgctggagaggATGAACAAGTTTGAGGGCCCCCCTCCAAACTACATCAACACCTTCCCCactgacctcagtgctgcaggGGGGCCCGCCATCCTCCGACACAAGGCCATGCTGGAGCCAGATAACACTCCCTTCAA AACTAAGAATACTTCGTCCTTCCCGGTCCGGCGCCTCTGGCACTTCCTGGTGAAACAGGAAGTCCTCCAGGAGACTTTGATTCGTTATATCTTCACCAAGAAGAGGAGGCAGTGTGAG GTGGAGGCTGATCTGGGCTACCCAGGGGGCAAAGCTAAAATCATCCACAAGGAGTCCGATATCATCATGGCCTTTGCCATCAACAAG GCCAACTCCAACGAGATCGTGCTGGCGTCCACGCATGACGTCCAGGAGGTGGATGTGTCCACGCTGGTGGCTGCCCAGCCATTCACCTGGATAGGAGAGGACTTTGACAAAGAGTCCCGCAG CTCCGACGATGTGGACTACCGCTCGTCTCACACCAACATCGCCCAGGCCAGCAGCTCCCCCTTTGCCCCCCAACAGATTGCCGTGTCCGCCTCCATGCCCTGGCTGGGCAGCGGGCAGACCAGCATGGGGGCCAGCGTG ATCATGAAGAGGAACTTGAACAACGTGAAACGAATGACATCACACCCCATTTATCAGTATT acatgACGGGCGCTCAGGACGGCAGCGTGAGGATGTTTGAGTGGAACAGACCCCAGCAGCTCATTTGCTTCAGGCAGGCGGGCAACGCCAGGGTCACCCGCCTCTACTTCAACTCCCAGGGCAACAAG TGTGGCGTCGCAGACGGAGAGGGCTACCTCAGTCTCTGGCAAGTCAACCAGACTTCCTCCAACCCCAAGCCCTACCTG AGTTGGCAGTGCCACACGAAGGCCTGCGGTGACTTtgccttcatcacctcctcaAGCCTCATCGCCACGGCCGGCCAGTCCAACGACAACAA GAACGTGTGCCTGTGGGACACTCTGGTTTCTCCCAGCAACTCCATGGTCCACG CCTTCCCGTGCCACGAGAACGGCGCCACGGTGCTGCAGTACGCGTCCAAGCACCAGCTGCTGATCACGGGCGGTCGCAAgggctttgtgtgcgtgttcgacATCCGCCAGCGGCAGCTGCTGCACACCTTCCAGGCGCACGACTCGGCCATCaaggccctggccctggacgcCTCCGAGGACTTTTTCGTCACCGGCTCCGCCGAGGGCAACatgaag GTTTGGAAGATGGCGGGCCACGGGCTCATGCACTCCTTCAGCACCGAGCACGCCAAGCAGTCCATCTTCCGCAACATCGGCGCCGGGGTCATGCAGGTGGAGACGCGGCCGAGCAACCGCATCTTCACCTGCGGCGCCGACGGCACGCTGAAGATGCGCGTGCTGCCCGACCGCTACAACCTCCCCGGCAGCATCTACGACGGCCTGTAG